A portion of the Pseudoalteromonas galatheae genome contains these proteins:
- a CDS encoding DUF1294 domain-containing protein, with amino-acid sequence MSAVRLMHQQMGLFWGTGVWLGALCVSKLPWQAFISAVVLLVINLFIFALFWWDKRASTLAQSRIPERNLLLFGLLGLNIITPVAMYTLRHKTIKPSFNFKLLMVLMMQSIVFGMLFIWLFI; translated from the coding sequence AATGCATCAGCAGATGGGCCTATTTTGGGGGACTGGCGTGTGGCTAGGGGCACTTTGTGTATCTAAGCTACCTTGGCAAGCGTTTATTTCTGCAGTGGTGTTGTTGGTTATCAACTTATTTATATTTGCACTTTTTTGGTGGGATAAGCGAGCTTCAACACTTGCTCAATCGCGCATTCCTGAGCGTAATTTGCTACTTTTTGGGTTACTCGGGCTCAATATTATCACACCAGTGGCGATGTATACACTCAGGCATAAAACCATCAAGCCTAGCTTTAATTTTAAGCTTTTGATGGTGCTCATGATGCAGAGCATCGTGTTCGGCATGCTGTTTATTTGGTTATTTATATAG
- a CDS encoding Mpo1 family 2-hydroxy fatty acid dioxygenase, which produces MNKLETLLSQYAMYHRSKKNILTHFFGIPLIVIAVVGMTFIPLFDVSGATITLAALIGSVLCCYYLMLSPTFGLMMSAVILAFYFLVQTLNPLIANAGIMTVLFWAGVFFVGWVLQFIGHYFEGKKPAFVDDLIGLAIGPLFVLVELLFVFGLFKELENKIVNNAGEYKA; this is translated from the coding sequence ATGAACAAACTAGAGACGCTATTAAGTCAGTATGCCATGTATCATCGCAGCAAAAAGAACATTCTGACTCACTTTTTTGGGATCCCGTTAATTGTGATTGCTGTTGTCGGCATGACTTTTATCCCACTATTCGATGTGTCAGGAGCTACCATCACGCTTGCCGCGCTGATAGGGTCAGTTTTATGTTGCTACTACCTGATGTTATCCCCCACTTTCGGACTCATGATGAGCGCAGTCATACTGGCTTTTTATTTCCTTGTTCAAACGTTAAATCCACTTATCGCTAATGCTGGGATAATGACCGTACTGTTTTGGGCTGGTGTTTTCTTTGTGGGCTGGGTGTTACAGTTTATAGGGCATTATTTCGAGGGGAAAAAACCTGCGTTCGTCGATGATTTGATTGGTTTAGCAATTGGACCATTGTTTGTGCTTGTAGAGCTTTTATTTGTATTTGGGCTATTCAAAGAGCTCGAAAACAAAATAGTGAATAATGCTGGAGAGTATAAAGCATAG
- a CDS encoding FHA domain-containing protein, translating to MAYLIDEQKLERVYLKSYHTVGRYKYSVDTLIDKPGVSRHHAIIELNENKWFIRDVSTNGIWINDKKLDKNLPYQLFENDKIDFAAPGQNSFVAANLQTECQYLVSQSNRQKVIEVTNQLLLPNEDDPKHIIYYDKLLNYWFLEDLNTSDRQALIDGSIISLMNDQWMFFSATTIAVTKHLECQKAAKPIALEFNVSQDEEDTQLTLSVDDKHLDLGVRSHHYLLLLLARTRIQDKDAGLESDVQGWVYRDDLAKALGVQTNHMNIMVHRARKQFVDSGGEDYPEATFLLETRCGRVRLNCQDITIIKGSKLETRMTT from the coding sequence GTAGACACCTTGATAGACAAGCCAGGAGTTTCAAGACATCACGCCATTATCGAACTCAATGAAAACAAATGGTTTATCCGAGATGTGAGCACAAATGGCATCTGGATAAACGACAAAAAGCTCGATAAGAATTTGCCTTATCAGCTATTCGAAAACGATAAGATTGATTTTGCAGCACCCGGGCAAAACTCGTTTGTGGCGGCGAATTTACAAACCGAGTGTCAATATTTAGTTTCTCAGTCAAACAGGCAAAAAGTAATTGAAGTAACCAACCAATTGCTTTTACCTAATGAAGACGATCCTAAACACATCATTTACTACGATAAGTTACTTAACTATTGGTTTTTAGAAGATCTTAATACGTCAGATCGTCAAGCCTTAATTGACGGTAGTATTATATCTTTGATGAATGACCAATGGATGTTTTTTTCTGCCACAACCATTGCTGTAACTAAGCACCTTGAATGCCAAAAAGCTGCCAAGCCAATAGCACTAGAGTTCAACGTAAGCCAAGACGAAGAAGATACTCAACTAACGTTAAGCGTGGACGATAAACACCTAGATTTAGGCGTCAGAAGTCATCACTACTTACTGTTACTGCTTGCAAGAACTCGGATCCAAGATAAAGATGCAGGCCTTGAATCGGATGTTCAAGGTTGGGTTTATCGCGATGACTTAGCAAAAGCACTCGGCGTACAAACAAACCATATGAATATTATGGTTCACCGCGCACGCAAGCAATTTGTTGATTCCGGTGGCGAAGATTACCCAGAAGCAACCTTTTTATTAGAAACTCGCTGTGGCCGAGTAAGATTAAACTGCCAAGATATCACCATAATAAAAGGCTCTAAATTAGAAACTCGCATGACAACTTAG